Proteins encoded by one window of Anopheles maculipalpis chromosome 2RL, idAnoMacuDA_375_x, whole genome shotgun sequence:
- the LOC126556751 gene encoding uncharacterized protein LOC126556751, with protein sequence MATSPGSDNNCNIYMPPLVCSVASSNDFSDYQWFTDFGSYRDGVTTHQSILSALSASYNGIGELSYYEKMAKDIDANLAEIDMESYRKEDINSLLSAIPSQLRLDDAERKARNNNRIFATITSCTAAGLIPADMMDNSFCKSELLFSPVKESHISVDSLDMDGYPDEEDIILTCQANKDNYTIAFEQSILYSEESYYDGPEHYGKYKRMNLLNNLQNRAQYIRHKDAMSRSEVNYTTWSNLKKNAVPQRPPIAVNPLITHISRHNRSCFVRKSFSMPNLQSEQTSPAKTHLSANDQHPLNVSQAGNGSEESYERPLRSLLPMYTLPTDSENESSTNGNGVDENDPNDSNNHLTVHEQIKHQQSDEQQQHQHNQQQSQQQAQHTLQQPSFNLVKLFIKQKSSSTDTCMDVSSGCWPSDSTNSGGSGDHQLHHLGTAGALRCRKKSMHDSGKCSTTTGGGSVVGGRHGEEDEYQLDSLDAQINNGHVNANNNNGSHSDADGEADDELNEGRGPPPSSPQQGQGPNGGSVTSNVKLNDFNRQMHSSPRRQYKGFNMNIGGGRRLLQDLLQQHNNNNNNSASGGALNNSSSINNNNNHNVNNNNSYKDTNSDTSRTSENLTQIFNHSGNNNTTLSSGSKTKIPIDMITKSMQTSLIGTPTAGGGNGTREKVRVIPPSFLDRLNELGDKQKAPVFVVYPNYALPDLGFLKTQNEVVISPLTFKETMTGAGRPLKKPRPVSMNDIENIRQREYKHVTDWKSLVFLLPAEYRKLLRHIPEVGELSLSSEKQPMFCMTPPLRRGVARGVSCDCTNLLNQNTQTYNSSSSGGSSSAAPSSGYRGSSTMLTTDSEMDGILGPSNSSNVFNNNLYVYQYDSPAEILAPCERPPSGRTGGIAPKSILRRPPGARGTNSSNPAASNGGPSQSNMKAKRSSMFEEQHVPHYPQGSREKRRSLQEHHSYNFYEDAEEEEQQRGHCVEPKLHNSPNMTPHPRLANTPKLPSADHYHKLNKLVELNDLEAVAAAATNQDDGHAMDEDLEARARAEQFLSHVPKSELKHYAEIAHILESTEMIESSEPAYDRTRLRNEVSRLLSQKRNVVTFTKQQTMGPSATNTPTTTGGNNTTPVRQQPSPALLRPTEIKFSTPPNSPNMSVTVAKTGHHHTMTGAEKKPPVAQRTPSSLVGSPASTGTEKEKQDKIQTNRFKRLQIQWELLSKEANAAKAAASDSQRKEIRSGGNTPTGGGGGPKSRIPRPVSYPTTRTNSDPVVSKTLKSPSRIVAPKRYGAMQSPVTTPPTPAPRTPSKTLTNTTPKKVSSAPSRPATRTR encoded by the exons ATGGCTACAAGTCCCGGTTCAGATAATAATTGTAACATCTACATGCCACCGCTAGTTTGCTCCGTGGCGTCCTCGAATGACTTCAGTGACTATCAATGGTTTACCGATTTCGG AAGTTATCGCGATGGAGTGACCACACACCAGAGCATCCTTTCGGCACTATCCGCGTCGTACAATGGAATTGGCGAGCTGTCGTACTACGAGAAGATGGCGAAGGATATCGATGCCAATCTGGCAGAGATCGATATGGAAAGCTACCGGAAGGAAGACATCAATTCGCTGCTGAGCGCCATCCCATCGCAGCTGCGGCTAGACGATGCGGAGCGCAAGGCACGCAATAACAATCGCATCTTCGCGACGATTACTAGCTGTACGGCGGCAGGATTAATACCGGCCGATATGATGGACAATTCATTCTGCAAATCCGAGCTGTTGTTTTCGCCGGTCAAAGAATCGCACATCAGCGTGGATTCGTTGGACATGGATGGGTATCCGGACGAGGAAGACATCATACTGACGTGTCAGGCAAACAAGGACAACTACACGATAGCGTTCGAGCAAAGTATACTGTACTCGGAGGAAAGCTATTACG ACGGTCCTGAACATTATGGGAAATACAAGCGTATGAACTTGTTGAATAATCTTCAAAATCGTGCCCAATACATTCGGCATAAAGATGCGATGTCACGGTCCGAAGTGAACTACACAACTTGGAGTAATTTGAAGAAGAATGCCGTGCCTCAAAG GCCACCAATTGCAGTGAATCCTCTAATAACTCACATTTCGCGCCACAATCGGTCATGTTTCGTTCGGAAAAGCTTTAGCATGCCTAATCTTCAGTCGGAACAAACATCCCCTGCGAAAACACATCTTTCCGCAAACGATCAACATCCGCTGAATGTTTCCCAAGCTGGAAATGGTTCGGAAGAATCGTATGAAAGGCCCTTGCGTTCCTTGCTTCCAATGTACACTTTACCAACAGATTCCGAGAATGAAAGTAGCACTAACGGGAACGGGGTGGATGAAAACGATCCAAACGACTCGAACAATCATCTCACAGTGCACGAACAGATCAAGCATCAGCAATCGGatgaacaacagcagcaccaacataACCAACAACAATCGCAACAACAGGCGCAACACACGCTGCAACAACCATCGTTTAACTTGGTGAAGCTATTCATCAAGCAAAAAAGTAGCTCAACGGACACTTGCATGGATGTATCGTCCGGATGTTGGCCCAGCGATAGTACCAACAGTGGTGGGTCTGGTGATCATCAGCTGCATCATCTCGGCACGGCCGGTGCGCTAAGGTGTCGTAAGAAAAGTATGCACGATTCAGGCAAATGTTCCACCACAACCGGTGGGGGTAGCGTTGTCGGTGGGAGACATGGTGAAGAAGACGAGTATCAGTTGGATAGTTtagatgcacaaataaacaacggTCACGTAAatgcgaacaacaacaacggaaGCCACAGCGACGCCGATGGCGAAGCGGACGATGAGCTGAACGAAGGAAGAGGACCACCTCCATCGTCGCCGCAGCAAGGTCAGGGACCCAATGGTGGATCGGTTACGAGCAATGTGAAGTTGAATGATTTCAACCGACAGATGCACAGCTCTCCACGTAGACAGTACAAGGGATTCAACATGAACATAGGCGGTGGGCGGAGATTGTTGCAGGATCTGTTgcagcaacacaacaacaacaacaataattcGGCCAGTGGTGGTGCTCTGAACAACAGTAGCAgtattaacaacaacaataatcacaatgtaaacaacaataataGCTATAAAGACACCAACAGCGATACGAGCCGTACGTCGGAAAACTTGACGCAGATATTTAACCACAGTGGCAATAACAACACAACACTCTCGTCGGGTTCGAAAACGAAGATACCGATTGATATGATTACAAAATCGATGCAAACTTCGCTCATCGGTACCCCAACGGCAGGTGGCGGTAATGGGACGAGAGAGAAGGTCCGCGTCATACCACCCTCATTCCTGGATCGGTTAAACGAGCTGGGCGACAAGCAGAAGGCGCCCGTGTTTGTGGTCTATCCCAACTATGCACTTCCGGATTTGGGCTTCCTGAAGACACAGAACGAGGTCGTCATTTCGCCGCTCACGTTCAAAGAAACGATGACAGGCGCGGGTCGTCCGCTGAAGAAACCGCGCCCAGTTTCCATGAACGATATAGAAAATATAAGACAGCGAGAGTATAAGCACGTAACGGACTGGAAGTCGCTCGTATTTCTGCTTCCGGCGGAATATCGGAAGCTACTCCGCCACATCCCAGAAGTCGGCGAACTGAGTCTATCGAGCGAGAAACAACCGATGTTCTGCATGACGCCGCCACTGCGACGCGGTGTGGCACGTGGTGTGAGCTGTGACTGTACAAATCTGCTAAACCAAAACACCCAAACCTACAACAGCTCAAGCTCGGGTGGAAGTTCCAGTGCGGCACCGAGCTCAGGGTATAGAGGCTCTTCCACGATGCTTACGACGGACTCGGAGATGGATGGCATACTGGGACCGTCCAATAGTAGCAACGTTTTCAACAATAATCTGTACGTGTACCAGTACGATAGTCCGGCCGAGATTTTAGCACCCTGCGAAAGGCCTCCTTCCGGTCGAACGGGTGGTATAGCGCCGAAGAGTATCTTGCGTCGACCCCCGGGTGCTAGAGGGACCAACAGTAGCAACCCAGCGGCGAGCAATGGAGGCCCCAGTCAGAGCAACATGAAAGCGAAACGTAGCAGTATGTTTGAAGAGCAACACGTACCACATTATCCACAAGGCTCACGGGAAAAGCGACGTTCGCTGCAGGAACACCATTCCTACAACTTTTACGAAGACGCAGAAGAGGAAGAGCAACAGAGAGGACACTGTGTGGAGCCGAAGCTTCACAACTCACCCAACATGACACCACACCCACGGTTGGCCAACACACCAAAGCTACCGTCGGCTGACCATTACCACAAGCTGAACAAGTTGGTAGAATTGAACGACCTAGAGGCTGTCGCCGCAGCCGCAACCAACCAGGACGATGGTCACGCTATGGACGAAGATCTCGAGGCACGTGCACGTGCGGAGCAATTCCTGTCGCACGTACCCAAATCGGAACTGAAGCATTATGCCGAAATTGCACACATTCTCGAATCGACCGAAATGATCGAATCTTCCGAGCCGGCTTACGATCGTACCCGGCTCCGCAACGAGGTCAGCCGATTGTTGTCACAGAAGCGCAACGTGGTCACGTTcacgaaacaacaaaccatGGGTCCATCGGCTACCAACACACCGACGACGACCGGTGGCAACAACACTACACCAGTGCGGCAGCAACCATCTCCAGCTTTGTTGCGACCAACGGAAATAAAGTTTTCGACACCACCAAACTCACCGAACATGTCGGTTACGGTGGCAAAAACTGGTCATCACCATACGATGACCGGGGCTGAAAAGAAACCACCCGTTGCTCAACGTACGCCATCGTCGTTGGTAGGCTCTCCGGCATCCACTGGcacggaaaaggaaaagcaagatAAAATTCAAACGAACCGTTTCAAGCGGCTCCAGATACAGTGGGAATTGTTGAGCAAGGAAGCGAACGCGGCAAAGGCAGCAGCTTCCGACAGCCAGCGGAAAGAGATTCGCAGCGGTGGCAACACGCCGACCGGTGGAGGCGGTGGACCTAAATCACGCATTCCACGTCCCGTCAGTTATCCCACAACCAG AACCAACTCTGATCCTGTTGTGAGCAAAACGCTAAAATCCCCCAGCCGAATAGTGGCACCGAAAAGGTACGGTGCGATGCAGTCCCCGGTCACAACGCCACCCACACCTGCCCCCCGTACTCCGAGCAAAACGCTTACCAACACCACACCCAAGAAAGTGTCATCTGCTCCCTCTCG CCCCGCGACACGCACACGGTGA
- the LOC126559912 gene encoding transcription factor grauzone-like, whose translation MNFSCKNTKFYKMDRCRLCLNRQGGAVRMHEETFSANLERLFRMKFPAYDYLPGKVCDICVGKVQECNTFLEQVLQAQAQLKIEHETAEENHIIEFKDNEHTLNECLKPIKEEEKNPNLDKLEKCARDKEPSIEPGNTIIKTNEKNSLPPTRKTKSAVGHVDCKTASDDYQETESSDAEDSAPIQGRKLDKTDTNSAKKRMEDNNLIREFFSMVCEICSKEFSTFQRLQTHCRKVHKVRGFIACCNQKFFRTFRVLDHIAFHVKPDSFRCELCQKNYRSRYTLRQHNKMHHGEPKDRPFKCDQCHQSYEKRYQLKAHILRHVQAPCHLCGKTLSSEQALRVHISHMHGTDERQICDTCGKSFRTKAALERHVRCHLGQEVVEKLQCPECGVWVNGTRGLRNHTRNVHPGKDEVFQCDICQQRCKNATTLYQHRKGVHAQDKFECEFCGKRFKRKIYLKEHRALHTEQSLYSCSVCDLKTNSNANMYAHIKRKHPMEWQEAQRQKQLAAATSAGKSVLNLGSTNVDNRSNCS comes from the exons ATGAACTTTTCG TGCAAGAATACAAAATTCTACAAAATGGATCGTTGTCGATTGTGTCTGAATCGCCAGGGAGGTGCGGTTCGAATGCACGAAGAAACGTTTAGTGCAAATTTGGAAAGGCTCTTTCGTATGAAG TTTCCAGCGTATGATTATCTGCCCGGAAAAGTCTGTGATATTTGTGTGGGAAAGGTTCAGGAGTGCAACACGTTTTTAGAGCAAGTTCTGCAAGCCCAGGCGCAGCTTAAAATCGAACACGAGACGGCAGAAGAAAACCATATCATTGAATTCAAGGATAATGAGCACACTTTAAACGAATGCCTTAAACCTatcaaggaagaagaaaaaaatcccaaccTTGACAAGCTTGAGAAATGTGCTCGCGATAAAGAGCCTTCCATTGAACCTGGCAATACGAtcatcaaaacaaatgaaaaaaactcCCTACCACCGaccaggaaaacaaaatctgcTGTCGGCCATGTTGACTGCAAAACGGCTAGTGATGATTACCAAGAAACAGAATCATCCGATGCGGAAGACAGTGCACCCATTCAGGGACGAAAATTGGACAAAACGGATACGAATTCTGCAAAAAAGCGCATGGAAGACAATAATCTGATAAGAGAATTTTTTTCCATGGTGTGCGAAATATGTTCGAAAGAGTTTTCCACCTTCCAACGGCTACAGACTCATTGTCGGAAGGTTCATAAAGTGCGCGGATTTATCGCTTGCTGTAATCAAAAGTTTTTCCGCACCTTCAGGGTTTTGGATCATATAGCGTTCCACGTCAAGCCCGATTCCTTCCGGTGTGAACTGTGCCAGAAAAATTATCGCAGCCGCTACACGCTTCGGCAGCACAATAAGATGCACCATGGCGAACCGAAAGATCGGCCATTTAAGTGTGACCAGTGTCATCAATCATACGAGAAGAGATATCAGCTAAAAGCACATATCCTGCGTCACGTACAGGCTCCGTGCCATCTTTGCGGAAAGACCCTGTCCAGCGAACAGGCATTGCGTGTCCATATTAGCCATATGCACGGTACGGATGAGAGGCAAATCTGCGACACGTGCGGTAAATCGTTTCGAACGAAGGCCGCCCTGGAACGGCACGTCCGTTGTCACCTTGGGCAGGAGGTGGTCGAAAAACTACAATGTCCAGAATGTGGAGTATGGGTTAATGGGACCCGTGGTCTTAGAAATCACACACGCAACGTGCATCCGGGTAAGGACGAAGTGTTTCAGTGTGATATATGCCAGCAGCGGTGCAAAAACGCGACCACGTTGTATCAGCATCGTAAAGGCGTTCATGCGCAGGACAAGTTTGAATGTGAGTTTTGTGGGAAACGGTTCAAGCGTAAGATTTACCTGAAAGAACACCGGGCACTGCATACCGAGCAGTCACTCTATTCCTGCAGTGTGTGCGATTTGAAGACAAATTCAAACGCAAATATGTATGCACATATAAAGCGAAAACATCCGATGGAATGGCAGGAAGCGCAGCGGCAAAAACAGCTGGCAGCAGCGACATCTGCCGGGAAATCGGTACTAAACTTAGGGTCCACCAACGTAGATAATCGATCAAACTGTAGCTAA